A single genomic interval of Helianthus annuus cultivar XRQ/B chromosome 13, HanXRQr2.0-SUNRISE, whole genome shotgun sequence harbors:
- the LOC110901316 gene encoding cyclin-dependent protein kinase inhibitor SMR13-like encodes MAPSRKYARKPLKKKKKTDNVKSVIKPVQEKDEIISIGCTTPKAQKHQIPEILTCPPAPKKRKIVSSCTLRRPISFFDPPDIELFFASHFTSIYNHVHVHTHVR; translated from the coding sequence ATGGCTCCATCAAGAAAATATGCAAGAAAACCtctaaagaagaagaagaagactgaCAATGTTAAAAGTGTTATTAAACCAGTACAAGAGAAAGATGAGATTATTAGCATTGGATGCACAACTCCTAAAGCACAAAAGCACCAAATACCAGAGATTCTAACATGCCCACCGGCTCCGAAGAAGCGAAAAATTGTTTCGAGTTGCACGTTGAGACGACCCATATCGTTCTTTGATCCACCGGATATAGAGCTCTTCTTTGCTTCTCATTTCACATCGATTTATAATCATGTTCATGTTCATACTCATGTAAGATGA